TGCCGGCTTCCCGACCCGCGTGGCCGGTGAAAAGCTGGGCAACGGCAACTACCATGAATGGATTGAAGGCAGGGAGAAGCTGGCCGCCATCTATGAGAAGTATGACCACCCGCTCTGGAAGCGCATCGGGGATCTGGCCCAGAAGATGGGCGGGCACGGCGGCATGGACTTCGTGATGCTTTCCCGCATCGTGGAATGCTTGCAGAATGGGGAGCCGCTGGACCAGAACGTTTATGAAGGCGCCGCGTGGTCTTCCCTGCTGCCGCTGACGGCCCATTCCATCGCCCAGGGCGGCATGCCCGTGGAGTTCCCGGACTTTACCCGCGGAGACTGGAAAACCACTGCGCCGCTGGCCGTGATTTCTTAGAGAAATGGTTCTTTGATTGGGGATAGCATCCTTTGTCGGCTGGATTCATCATATTCCCAAAATTTCTATTAAAAATTATTGACTTCAAGAAATATTGGACATATTTAAAATAAAGAATATGTCCAATATTTTCTTATTAATTTTTTCATTGGTGCTCCCTCTTATTATTGGGGATAAAGCAAATGCAAAAGAGTTAAAATGTGAATATCATTTGAAAAATTTGCATATAGAGCCCGTAAAACAACCAAATACCGAACGCACTTATTCTGTGCATGTATCATGTAGAGTTGCCACTCAACACCATACTGGTTATTCAAATACAGAACCATCATTCCGCAAAACATTTACACCTGTGGTAGTCAGTACTAGCGATAAAGAGAAAGGTGAAATTGAGGCATATGCTGAGGGAGTGAGAGAAGCATATATAGCCGCATGGAAGCGCTTACTGGAAGAATGTCGTTCTAACGCGCTTTCTGATTGCGGGGATTGCAATAATGTAGGATGCACATGTAAAGCTTGTGGGAAAAAATAAATATATGAAAGCATTATTAAAAATCGTTATTTTATCATTAGGATGTTTCTTTAATGCAATGGTTAGCCCATTGTTTGGGTCGGATAACCAAATTCAGGAGGAACAAAAAATTGAAGTTGGAACTTCGATTATCAATCCTATTGTTCTTAAGGGAATTAAGAATGTGAGTGATATCCAGGAAACACAGAAGGAATATATCAGAAAGCACTATGAAGGGTATGGTATATTGGGATATATGTATACCATGTACAAAAATCGCTATATCCAAATTATTTCCATAGAAAAAGAAGAATCTGAAAGCAAGTTGGTTTATTTTGATATGACGGATGTTTATAAAAAACTTGAAAGATCAAGGGATAAAAAAACAAAAATTCAAATCAAGGAATTGATGGGAGATCATCAGCCATTGGAAGAGGAAGATAAACTAAAGTAATATTAAGGTATTTTTATCTATTGTTTTAGATACGCATTTGCTTTAATTTTTGCAGAGCAATGCCTTAAGTTCTTCCTGGCTCATGTTCATGAGCCATTGTTCCGGGCCTCCTGAGAACAGGTCGTCCGCCATGCGGCGTTTTTCCGCCAGCATGGCGTCAATGCGGTCCTCAATGGTGCCGCGGCAGATCAGGCGGTGCACCAGCACGTTCCGGTGCTGGCCGATGCGGTAGGCCCGGTCCGTGGCCTGGTTTTCCACGGCGGGGTTCCACCAGCGGTCCACATGGATGACGTGAGAGGCCTGGGTGAGCGTCAGGCCGGTTCCGGCGGCTTTCAGGGATAAGATGCAGAAGGGAGGGCCGGATTCCTTCTGGAAGGCGTTCACGATGCCCTGCCGCTCCGGAATGGGGGTGCCGCCGTGCAGCGTAAACCCGGAACGGCCGAAGACGGTGGAGAGCAGGTCATGCAGGTGCGGGATGATGGAGCGGAACTGGGTGAAGAGGATGGCTTTTTCCTGCCGGGCAGCGATGGAGGCGCACAGTTCCTGAAGGCGCAGGAATTTTCCGGAGCGCTCCGGAGCGTAGTCATCCGTGCCCTGGAATTGGGCGGGGTGGTTGCAAATCTGCTTGAGGCGCGCCAGTACGGGAAGAATCAGCATGAGGCGCGTGGCGGGGTCCGGTTCATCCAGCATGGCGTGCAGGGCGTCTATCTGCGTCTGGTACAGGGCGGCCTGTTCCGGCGTGAGGGGGCAGTAGGCGGGGATTTCCGTCTTGTCCGGCAGGTCCGGCACCAGCGCCGGGTCTGTCTTCATCCTGCGCAGGATGAAAGGGCGCACCAGGCGGCGCAGCGGGGCATAGCCGCGTTCCAGGGTGCGGGTGAAGGTTTCAAAGCTCTTCCTGTTTCCCAGCAGTCCCGGATTCAGGAATTCCATCAGGCTCCATAGCTCGTTCAGGTTGTTTTCCACCGGCGTGCCGGACAGGGCGGCGCGCCGTTCCCCGTGCAGGGAGCGGATGGCGCGGGAGCGTGCGGAACCGGCGTTTTTAATGGCCTGCGCTTCATCCAGAATAATGGCCGGAAAGTGCAGTTTCGCCAGGCCAGGCGTGCGCGCCGCCATGCCGTACGTGGTGATGACGGCGTGGCAGTTTTCACGGTGCGTTCTTTCCCCCGGCCGCCATGAGTCCGGAGTGGAGGGGTGCATGATGCGCAGCGCGAGCTCCGGAGCGAAGCGCTCCGCTTCCTCCTGCCAGTTGGACAGGAGGGAAGCCGGAGCCACGATCAGGGCCGGGAGGCCGTCCAGCCGTCCTTCCCTGCGCAGGACATCCAGCCACGCGATGGCCTGGAGGGTTTTTCCCAGCCCCATGTCATCCGCCAGGCAGGCGCCGAAGCCGCGTTCCGTCACCCGGTACAGGAAGCCAAAGCCCTCTTTCTGGTAGGGCCGCATCAGCGCGTTCAAATGAGGCGGGAGCTCCGGCACGGATACGGAAACCTCCCCCGCCAGGATGTCCAGCGCCTGCTGAAGCCCCTTACCCGGTTCCATCACGCAGTCTTCATCCGGTTCCGGAAGCTGCGCCAGCTGGCCGGAGGGGCCGTTGACCAGCAACCTGAGCCCCTGCACCAGGGGGATGCCGAGAGAGCTCATCATGCGCGCGGCCTTGTTCCACCGGTCCATTAGGTCCCGGACCTTCTGGGCGTCCACGCGCACCCATTCCCCCTTGAAGCGGATCAGGCCGTCCCCGTTGTTGAGCAGTTCTTCCAGTTCCTCCGGCGCCAGGTCCCTGCCTCCCAGCGTGGCGGAGACGGAGAACCTCAGCAGGCTGTGGACGGAAAGGCCGGAGGAATGGGCCGTTTTTTCCCCGCCTGGTGCATCCGCCGTGACTTTCACCTGTAATTTGGGAGGGGCCTTTTTCCACAGGTTTACCATGCGCACGATGATGCCCGCGCGCTCATACGCCGGAGAGTCCTGAAGAAAGTCCCGCGCTTCAGAAGCACTCCAGGCCAGCGGGGCGTAAATCTTGCCGTTGTCCAGCAGACGCTGGAGCAGGGGGCTTTCCCGCGCCGCTTCCTTCAGCGGCTGGAGCACGGCCAGCAGGGCCGTATGGTTCCCTTCATGAAGTTTCAGGGCGGTGGAAAGGGGAAGGTGGCGCACCTGGTTATCCGCCGCGCTCTGATGCGCAAAGGTAGCCATAAAGGCAAAGGGGCGGGAGCCCGTGGCGTCATCCCGGTTTTCCGCCAGGTGGAAGAATACCTTGCCTATCTGGTTCCAGGGGGCTCCCAGGCTGTTCAGCCATGCGGCGGGAGTAATGCCGCGTGCGGAGATTTCCCTGCTCACCAGCCGCCGGAAGTCCCCAAGCCACCCTGCGATGACGCCGGGAGTCACGTATTCCGCGCCCGGTACGGGAGGGAACTGCTCCGCCAGGGCCGCCCTTTCCGCTGCGGAGCCCGGCAGGTGGTCCAGAACGGCATCCACCTCATCTGGTCTTTCCGCGGCGGCATGCGCCATGCGGGTGAGCGCCTGGCGCGCCAGATTCCTGATGAAATAAGCGGCCGGGTCCGGCGTGGTTTCCCAGTTGGAGACGGCCAGGGCATACAGCCCGTTTCCGGCTCCTTCTTCAAACAGGCGGTCCAGGGGGGGAATATCCGTCACGAGCGCCCCGGAGGGAAGAATGCGGAAACCGCTGAAGTTCCGCTCCTCTTCCGGCGCTGCATGATGGGGGTCCGGCTGCATGGCTGACGGGACTATAGCATGCCGGCGCGGCTTGTTCAATCCATCCTGCCGCGCTGTGGCATGCAGTGCCCGTGCGCGTTACAGGGCGAAGGTGTTCGTTTTGATGATGGGCAGTTTGGGCGGCGGCGGGTTGAAAAGCTCCTTGATTTGTTTCAGGTAGGTAATCAGGGCTTCGCGGACTTTAATGCCGGTGGGTTTGCCGTTTCCCCTTTGAGGAAACTTGAAATTGTTGCACAGGTAGTCTCCCATCGCCACGGTATAGACCATGTTATTCTTCAGGGTGCTGGAGATGCTTGGCGTAACGCCGTCCATAATCTGGTAGGAAAAACCGGAGCAGTACACTTCCAGAATGCCGCCCTCATCCTCTGACGGAGACATGAATTTGGACAGGATCAGCTGTTCAATGTCCGCCTTGCTCATGGAGCAGGTGACGATCTTTTCCCGGAAGGGCTCCATTTCATAAATATCCTTGATCGTAATGGGGCCTTTGCAGAGATGGCTCTTGGCCCGTACGCCGCCGCGGTTGTAAATGGCGATGTCGGCATTGGAGGCCTGCTGGATGGCTTTGCAGAAAATGGTGCCTATGGTGACGTGCGTGAGGTCCTCCCCGGCTACGCCTACCTGCTGTTTGAAAAGCGGATTTCCGGTGAACTTCTGCACCAGCTTTTCCACCTCCGGATCGTCAGGTATCTTGCCGTTCAGCTCAATGGCCTTGGTTGATTTGGAGAGGATGGAGACTGGCTTTTCCGTGGAGAAGGTAATTTCCGTAACGCCTGCATGGCTTAACCTGTGGCCCGTGTGGCTGAGCAGGGTACCGGTCTTAAGCTGTCCGTTAGGTAGCATGACATGAGTATGACCGCCCAGAATGACGTCGATATTAGGTGAATACCTCATCATTTTCATGTCGTGTTCGTAACCCAGATGGCTCAGGATGATATTGATGGTGTTATGGTGCAGGCGGAACCTGTCCATAATGCTTTTGTAGTCATCTTCATCCGGCAGCTTCCATGAAATGCCTCCCATCCTCCGGACATCCGTGGTCTGCAGGTCCGCCAGCCCGATGAACCCTACGGAAATGGGAGTGCCCTTGAGAGGTATGCTGACATACGGTGAAAAACAATTTGTCAGCGCAGGGGAGGCATTGACGTTGGTAAGGACAAACTTGGTGCGCGGCATCCCCTTGATGTGGTCGCGGAGGGCCTCCTGTCCGTAATCCAGGTCATGGTTCCCGACGGTCGCCAGATCATACCCCAGCTTGTTCATCAGGATGGTGAGGGGTTCGCCCCGTTTTTCCCACTCGTCCACGTAGGGATTTCCCATGAAATAATCCCCTGAATCAACCAGCAGGACGTGCGGGTACTTGGCGCGGTACTGTTTTACCAGCGTGGCCAGTTTGGGTAATTTGTCCAGATTGCCGTGAATGTCGCTGGTGGAAATGATGATCAGCGTTTTATTAGGGTCCGATTTCAGCTTCTGGGCCAGGGAGAACGGGCACAGGCAGGCCAGACCGGCAAGAATAATGCGAGGCGGAATCATGGACGGAAAAATAGAGCTGCGGAAAGGATAAGATGGTGATTAACGGGCGAAAACCTCGTAAGGCCCGTCGCCCACGGAAATGACTTCCAGACGGACCTTGGATACGCCGCGGCTGCGCAGGCCGATGCGGCTTGCGGCGGACGCGGTGAGGTCAATCAGGCGGTTGCTGTGAAAAGGTCCGCGGTTGTTGATGCGGACGATGGCGGATTTTCCGGTTGCCAGGCAGGTGACTTTCACCTTGCACGGCATCGGCAGGGTGGTGTGGGCCGCGGTCATGGAGCTCTGGGGGTTAATGTACTCTCCGGAGGATGTCTTCATGCTGCGGCCTTTTCCGCCGTACCATGAGGCATAGCCGGTTTCACTGTATTTCAGGGCATCAGCCACGCTCATGGGTGTATATCTTTTCCCCCGCACCCGGTAGGGCGCATTTTTTACATGCGCTTCTGCCGCTTGTACGGACGGGGCCGTTTTCCGTGTGCACTTCTCCGTGGTGGAGCAGGCCGGCATCAGAAAAAGCAGCAGGGCGGGGATGGACCAATTCACGCTTTTTATCCTTAACACATGTTTATAATCTTGTATAACAAAAAAGAAACAGGAATTGAAATTTAAGGGATAGGGAGGTCAGGGAGGAATCTTCCGCCCGCTGAGGTTTACCAGTTGAGCGGTGTGGAAAAATGCAGTATGCTTGCCCGCATGAATCCTTCCAAGGTAATTGGCCTGGTCGCACTGGCGGAGAAACCCGGGCTGCCGGAGGCGCTGCGCATCATGCGCCGTGAGCTTGCCCGCCACGGGCTGGGCTCCTGCGTTATTGAAACGCCTGATGCCCTGGAACAGTGCATCACCCGGTGCAGCCTGCTGGTGACGTTCGGAGGGGACGGCACCATGCTTACCGTCTCCACCCTGGCGGCCATGCACCATGTGCCCCTGGCGGGGGTGAACCTGGGGCGCCTGGGATTCATGACCACCTGTTCCGTGCAGGAACTGCCGCTGCTGGCGTATGCCCTCCAGGAGGGATCCTACCTGACGGATGACCGCTCCATGCTGGAGGTGGTCAAGATGGGGGTGGACGGCTCTCCGGCCCCGCTCCGCAAACTGGCGCTGAATGAGGTTTCCCTCATCCGCGCCCAGTCCGGCAAGATGGTGGACCTGGATGCGGAGATAGACGGGGAACTGCTGAACCGCTACCATGCGGACGGCGTCCTGGTCTCCACCCCCACTGGTTCCACGGCGTACTCCCTTTCCGCGGGGGGGCCTCTGGTATGGCCCATGTCCCGGGTGGTGTGCGTCACCCCCATCTGCCCGCACAGCCTGACCAACCGCTCCGTGGTGCTTCCGGATACCATGACCATCCGCCTGCGCCCCCGCGAGCGCCGCGGCCGCTTTGACTCCATGGTTTATTCCCTGGACGGCCGTTCCGCCTACCCCATTGAAGTGGGGGAAAGCCTCGTGATCCGGAAAGCTCCGGAAACCCTCTCCCTGGTTCATCTCCGGAAGCAGAACTTCGGCGCCCTTCTGAGGGCCAAGCTGCGCTGGCAGGGCGCGGAGATTCCCACGGATGATGAGTGAAACCCGTTCCGGGGGCCGGAATAGGCGGCTGGACGCCATGTTCCCGCAACGGCGGCTTTTGCGGACGGGAGGGCATGTTCATTTGCCGTTCCGCATTGGCGGAGGGGCGGTAAAACTATTTTTTTAGGATGCGGGCTTGACGAAAAGGCCCATCCTATCATACTCTTCCTGCCCTACCACCAAGGGGGTGGTAGATCTTAATCGCATAAACGCGTAAGAAATAGTCATATATGAAGACCCACGTGAAAAAAGGTGATGAAGTAGAAATCATCGCCGGACGTAACCACAAGGGCAAGCGCGGCACCGTTCTCGCCGTAAATGCTTCCAAAGGTACTGTCATCGTAGAAGGCGTCCGCACCCTGAAAAAGGCTGTGCGCCCGACCGAACAGAACCCGGAAGGCGGCATTCAGGAGATCAACGGCCCGATTCACATCTCCAACGTGAAAAAAGTAGGCTAGGCCTCCGGCCTGACCCTGCGCTTAAGCCATACCAATCATTAATAAAGAGCTGACCCGCTAAAACAATGAGTACACCAACACTGCAAACATACTACCGTGAAAAGGTCGTTCCCGGCCTTCAAGCGAAGCATGCATACAAGAACGTGCATCAGATTCCCCGCCTGGAGAAGATTGTTGTCACCTCCTGCATGGGCAAGCACCCGGACCGCAAGCAGGCCGTGGAAGATGCCGTCAACGAAATTGCCAAAATCACCGGACAGAAGCCGTCCACTACCTTTGCCCGCAAGAGCGTGGCCAACTTCAAGGTGCGCGAAGGCGAACCTCTGGGAGCCCGCGTAACGCTGCGCGGCGCCCGCATGTGGGAATTCCTGGACCGTTTCATCAACGTTACGGCTCCGAACATCCGCGACTTCCGCGGCCTCCCCTACAAGTCCTTTGACGGCAACGGGAACTATGCCATCGGTATCTCTGACCAGTCCATCTTCCCGGAAATCGAACTTGACCAGATCAAGCGCCAGATCGGCTTCGACATCATTTTCGTGACCACCGCTCCTACGGACGATGAAGGCCGCGACCTGCTCCGCGCCCTGGGTGTTCCCATGCGCGAACCGAAGAAGGCCGAAGAAACTCAACCCGCTAACGCCTAACTATTTCTTACCATGGCCGTATTAAGTGACCCCATTTCCGACTTCCTCACCCGCCTGAAAAACGCCAGCTTGGCCGGCAACGAGGAATTTACCGCTCCCTGCTCCAACATCAAGGTGGAAATCGCCCGGATTCTGCAGGAAGAAGGCTACATCTGGAACTATGAAGTGACCGGTGAAGGCACCAAGAAGCAAATCAAGGTGAAAACCAAATTTACCTCCCAGGGCAAGCCGGTCGTTACCGACGTGAAGCGCAGCTCCAAGCCGGGCCGCCGTCAGTACGTTTCTTCCGAGGACATTCCCCGCGTTCTCAGTGGGCTTGGCATTGCCATCGTCTCCACCTCCCGTGGTGTGATGACCGGTGCGCAGGCGCGCAAGCAGAGCATTGGTGGCGAACTTCTCGCCCTTGTCTGGTAACCATTAACATTTCCTAAACATATGTCCCGAGTTGGTAAAAAATCCATCACATTGCCGGACAAGGTAACGGTAAAGGTTAACGGCTCTTCCGTTCAGGTGGAAGGCCCCAAAGGCAAGCTTTCCTGGACTCTCCCGGAAGGCATCACTGCCACCGTTGAAGGCAATCAGCTGTCCGTTGACCGCGCTGGCGAAAGCCGCCAGCTTCGCGCCCTGCACGGCACGAACCGTTCCCTGTTGAACAACATGGTCATCGGCGTTTCCGAAGGCTTCGTCAAAAACCTTGAAATCATCGGCGTCGGTTTCCGCGCCGCCGTCAAGGGCAACATCCTGGACCTGAACCTGGGCAAGTCCCATCCGATCAACCAGGTAATTCCCGAAGGCCTCAAGGTGACCGTGACGGAAAACACGAAAGTGACGGTTGAAGGCGTTGACAAGCAGGTCGTAGGCCAGTTTGCCGCTGAAGTCCGTGCGTACTATCCCCCGGAACCCTACAAGGGCAAGGGCGTGCGCTTTGCCGGTGAAGTTATCCGCCGCAAGGAAGGCAAGAGCGTCGGTAAGTAATTCAGGTAATAACTATTACAACATATTTATACACGATGAGTACTATCAATCGCAAAGCCACCCGCGCCAAGGTCCGCCGCCGCATCCGCAGAAAGCTCTCCGGAACGGCTTCCCGTCCCCGCCTGGCTGTTTATTTCTCCAACCGTCACGTCTATGCCCAGATCATCGACGACACGGTGGGCAAGACCATCTGCTCCGCTTCCACGGCCGATGCCTCCATCGCCGATCCTTCCAAGCTCGCCAACTGCGCTACCGCTACCAAGGTGGGCAACCTGATTGGTGAACGTGCGAAGGCCGCCAACGTCACTGAAGTCGTCTTCGACCGCGGTGGTTTCAAGTTCTGCGGCAAGGTAAAGGCCCTGGCCGATGCCGCCCGTGAAACTGGTTTGAAATTCTAATTGAAAGATTCCCCTAAATGAATAACGAAACGGAAAACACTGCTCCTGCTACGGAAGCCGCCGCTCCCGCTCAAGCGCAGCAACCCGCACCGGGCGGCCGCGACTTCCGCGGTCCCCGCGGACCCCGCCGTGACGGCCAGAATGGCCGCGGACCCCGTGGTCCCCGCCGTGACGGCCGCCGTGGCCCCCAGGCTGAAGCTCCCGTGGAAGAAGGCCCCCAGCTGGCTGAAAAGGTTGTGTTCATCAACCGTTGCGCCAAGGTCGTCAAAGGCGGCCGCCGCTTCTCCTTCTCCGCCCTCGTCGTGAGCGGCGACATGGAAGGCCGCGTAGGCTTCGGCTTCGGCAAGGCCAATGAAGTGGCAGACGCCATCCGCAAGGCTACGGAATCCGCCAAGCGCCAGCTTCGTCCGGTTTCCATCGCCAACGGCACCATTCCGCATGAAGTCTACTCCGAATTCGGCGGCGGCAAGGTTCTTCTGAAGCCCGCCTCCCCCGGTACTGGCCTCATTGCCGGCAACACCATCCGTGCCGTGCTGGAAGCAGCCGGCGTGCGTGACATCGTTGCCAAATCCCTCGGTTCCTCCAACCATGCCAACGTGGTGAAGGCTACCCTGCAGGCGCTCGCTTCCCTGCGTACGAGCGACCAGGTTCTTGCCGACCGCGGCAAGAAGAAGGAAAAGGCCATCTAATCCAAAGGAGGCGGCTGCCCGGTGCCGCCGCCTCCACGAAATCCAACCATTGTAAATAACATGTTACAGCTTCATACGATTAAGCCCAATCCCGGAGCCAAGCACCGCAAGAAGCGCCTCGGCAACGGGGAAAGCTCTGGTCTCGGCAAGACCTGCGGCAAAGGCAACAAGGGCCAGAAGGCCCGTTCCGGCGGCTCCATCCGTCCGGGGTTTGAAGGCGGCCAGATGCCCCTTCACCGCCGTCTGCCCAAGAAGGGGTTCAACAACACCCGCTTCCAGGACAAAATCCTCATCATCAACCTCTCCCAGCTCGAACGCGTGTTTGAAGCCGGCGCTACGGTTGATGAAAACACCCTGCGTGCAGCCAAGCTCGTTCAAGGTCCCTGTGACGCCGTGAAGCTTCTCGGCAACGGCACCCTGACCAAGAGCCTGAACGTAGTCGTGGACTTCGTGAGCGCTAGCGCCCGCGAAAAGGTGACTCAGGCCGGTGGCACCGTCACCGTGCTCAGCGAAGCCTAATCACATTTGGCGAACCGGGTCATGCAGCTTGACCCGGTTCGCATCATTGTGTTTACTGTTGCGGTTCCCATGGATGCCCCGGGTACAAGCCGCCGACAGGCAAGCCAAGCTGCGCGCCAACTTTTATAATACAGGACTATGATATCCGCATTTGCAAACTCCATGAAAGTACCGGAGCTCAGGCACCGGATTTTGTTCACACTGGCGATGATCGTCGTCGTCCGCCTGGGGGTACAGATACCCCTGCCGGGCATTGACGTCATGGAGCTGCAGAAAGTGATTGAAGCCTCCGCGAACGCCAGCGGCCCCGGAGCGGGCCTGGCTACCGTGCTCACCATCTTTTCCGGCGGCGGTCTCCAGCAGTGCGGCATCTTTGCCCTGGGCATCATGCCCTACATTTCCGCTTCCATCATGACCCAGCTTCTTTCCGCAGTGGTCCCGCAGTGGGCCAAGATGGTGCGGGAGGAAGGCGGCCGCCAGAAGATGACCAAATGGACGCGCGCCATTGCCATCGTCATCGCCATCGTGCAGGGCTGGTTTCTGGTCGGCACGCTGGAACACCCGGACCGTCTGAAAGCCGTGGGCCTCAACATCCCTCCGGACTGCCAGCTCGTCATTGACCCCGGCATGCAGTTTGCCCTGATGACGGTGCTCATCATGGTGGCGGGCACCATGTTCCTGATGTGGATCGGTGACCAGATTACGGAGCGCGGCGTCGGCAACGGCGTCTCCCTCATCATTTCCGTCAACATTATCCATGCCCTTCCGGGCGCGGTGACCCTGGCCTGGAAAACGCTGGTGTACAAGGACGGCGCAGTCGTTCCGATGGGCGCCATGCTGCTGGTGGCCCTGATCGCCTTCCTGATTATCGTGGTGGCGCTCGTCGTCACGGTAACGCAGGCCCAGCGGCGCATCCCCGTGCAGTACGCCAAACGGGTCATGGGCAACAAAATGTTCAACGGCGCCACGCAATACCTGCCGCTCAAGCTCAACTACTCCGGCGTGATGCCCGTCATCTTCGCCACGGCCATCCTGTCCCTGCCGCAGGTGCTCTTCTCCCAGATCGCCCACTACAACACCACGCTGCAATGGATCGCCACCAAGATGAATGACTGGATGAACCCCGCTTCCTCCGGCTACTACATCATCTCCGGCCTCATGATCTTCTTCTTCTCCTACTTCTGGGTGGCTACCATGTTCCAGCCCTCCCAGATCGCGGAAGACCTGAAGCGCAACGGCGGCTACATCCCCGGCATCCGCCCCGGCCCCCCCACGGCCCTGTTCCTGGACCAGACCATGCAGAGGCTGACCTTTGCCGGGTCCGCGTTCCTGACCCTCATTTACTTCCTGCCCTCCCTGCTGAACATCGGCGGCAGCATCCCCTACCTGGTCACCCAGTTCTTCGGGGGCACCAGCCTTCTGATTCTGGTCGGC
This DNA window, taken from Akkermansia muciniphila, encodes the following:
- the secY gene encoding preprotein translocase subunit SecY, encoding MKVPELRHRILFTLAMIVVVRLGVQIPLPGIDVMELQKVIEASANASGPGAGLATVLTIFSGGGLQQCGIFALGIMPYISASIMTQLLSAVVPQWAKMVREEGGRQKMTKWTRAIAIVIAIVQGWFLVGTLEHPDRLKAVGLNIPPDCQLVIDPGMQFALMTVLIMVAGTMFLMWIGDQITERGVGNGVSLIISVNIIHALPGAVTLAWKTLVYKDGAVVPMGAMLLVALIAFLIIVVALVVTVTQAQRRIPVQYAKRVMGNKMFNGATQYLPLKLNYSGVMPVIFATAILSLPQVLFSQIAHYNTTLQWIATKMNDWMNPASSGYYIISGLMIFFFSYFWVATMFQPSQIAEDLKRNGGYIPGIRPGPPTALFLDQTMQRLTFAGSAFLTLIYFLPSLLNIGGSIPYLVTQFFGGTSLLILVGVLLDMMRQVETTLLSRNYDGFLKKGKLKGKYNHIQGTGAAAGSRTVTVMWIVIALLVLAGAVAYNAMQ